The segment TCTCTCCGAAGGTAAAAATCAAGTCATTGATCCACTCTTGGTTGACATGAAAGAGGTCTTTGTAAGTATCAAAAGCGGTCTCTAATTTTCTATCCCTGACGCAAAAAAAAGCATAGGTTGAAAAGGGACTTGTCGAGACACTAAAGTCTTTTCGTGTCACTAGGTCCTTCAAGTAACTTTGATAAATGTCATGATAATCCTTGCCTCCCAAAAAACCAACAATACTCGCCCTACCCAATTCGGTAATACTCTCATCGGTTTTCAATCCATCATAATATTCATTGGTCTCTCGCAACAATTGATCTAGTGGTTTTGTAAAATCTGATTGTCTCCCAATTTGTGCCAAGAAAATATTATAAGAGGGATAGACATAGCTAGGTATTGGAGAATCAGGATATTTGGTATTGAAGCATAGATTGGAAGCCCGGATACTAGAGTCTGCAAGGTAGTATTCTTGTAGTGCCTGATCATAATTTCCAATCAGCTCGTAAGCGGTCGCTAACACAGAATGATAACTGGATTGTACAAAATTGCACTCGTCTGCAGACTGATCTGGATAGTTATCAAAAAGATTTTTTTGATCGATGATGTAGCTATGGTAGTCCCCAATCAAAAGAGAATAAAAGGATTGGGTATTGAGATACTCCAATGTATAGCTCATAGTCCATAGCTCCGGTGACTCTTCTGACAATTTCTTCATCTTTGCGATGAGCTCTTCCACGAGATTGTACTCTCCCATCTTACAGAGATAATATGCATAGCCAGAGTAACTCCGGTATTCGTCAATGCCTAGCTCTGTATTCATGGCCTTCTCATAATATTTTCCTGCCATGGTCAATTCATTGAACAAACTCAATGCCCCTGCGACCATGTTGAGATTGTTGAAGGATTCAAATTCGGGATGCTTATCGAGGTATTTGGCGGCAGCTTTGGCTTGATCCTTTGACAGATACATCTCCAACAGATGTTTGGTCATCCATTCATCACTACCCTTAGAGCTTGGATTGTATCCATAGATCAGTTGATTAGCCTTCTCCATGAGATGATCAGCCTGCTTTTCGTTGACCACCTGAGTTTTGTAGATATTGGCCAATATCATGTAATTGGCAATCGTCTGCAGCACCTCTTCTTTCTCGACCAATTCGTACATTTGCTTGGCAGCAGCCTGGGCCTCTGTAGAATTAACTGGATGGCTATAGACTACCGTCATCAGCTCATCATAATCCTCCTGTGTCTGGGAAAACGCGTACCTTGAAAACAACAAAAAGGCAATAAGTAAGTAAAAACGTAGATTCATGTACTCAATATACGATGGACAATACAATGTCGAATTTATGATGAATTTCTAAGTCTATGGCAAAACTTTAACAAAGTTCTATCTTCAAACCAAATCACTTGTAGCCATGTGAGACTATTGATAAATTGTCCTTTGAATATCAAATAAATGAAAAACCGCCCAGAATTATACTTTGAGAATGACACAGCATGGAGAGAATGGTTGTCACAAAACCATGATCAAGCAGATGGCGCATACCTGATTTTTTACCGGGTGACATCTGAACAGCCCTCGATGCGTTGGGAAGAAGCGGTACGGGTGGCACTGTGCTACGGCTGGATTGATTCTACAGTCAAGAAAATCGATGAAGACAAAAGGAGACAACTTTTCACACCACGCAAAGCCAAAAGTGCCTGGAGCAAAATCAATAAGACACACATCACAGAGCTCATTGAACTGGGGTTGATGCATGAGAGTGGATTAAAGGTCATAGAAAACGCAAAGGAAGATGGTACTTGGACCAGTTTGGATGATGTAGAAGAATTGACAATGCCTGATGATTTACAAGCTGCATTTGAGACGAACCCAATCGCCTACTCACACTACGAAGCGTTCAGTCGAAGCTATCGAAAATCCTATCTCTACTGGCTCAACTCTGCCAAACGACAAGAAACACGGGACAAACGCATCACGGAAATCATCAGATTATGTCAAGCCAATGTCAAGTCTAGAACATAAGAAATTTGTATTCTAGACCATGTACTGTCTATCCCTTTAACCTCACGTGGCTAAATTTAAGAATAGCTACGAAAAAGGTGCCTCCCAGTGTATTGCCAAGGGTGGCCCAAAGCTGAAAATGTAAGTAATCTGTGAAATGAATATCAGGGCTGGTGATCATGCCTGTAAAGACCTCAATAGAACCAACAATACAGTGGTGCAACCCAGCCACACCAATGATAGCGGTCACCATCGTAATGACCAGAATTCGGCTGATTGTTTCTTGAGAGGATGTAACCAACCAACCCAGCAAACCCATCATCCAGCCGGCAAGCAATGCGGAGAGCAGTATCACATCCCAATCATACGAAACCAAATGGTACGCCAAATCGTGAAATGCACTTGGCTCAATGAAGCCTACAGCTGGTCCGATTTTGGCTATTAAAATGCTGAAAAGAAAACCTCCCAACAAGTTGCCACTATAAACCAATCCCCACAACAGAAAGATAGCCCTGAGTCTCACTGCCCCACGCAGCACTGGCAGTATGGCCAAGGCTGTGTGCTCGGTAAACAATTCTGACCGACCAATGATTACAAAGATAAAACCTATCGGATAGCACAGTGCCAACACCAATTTCATGACATTGGGACTCAAATCCTGCCCAAACAAAGTGAGCATCGTCCCCATAAATAGCACACTAAAACCTATCTCCAACCCAGCAGTAAATGCCGACATAAACAATCCAATATTGGATCTATTAAACTCCTTGAGACTGGTCTCTATTTGTTCTTCGAGGATTTCCTTGACTTCTTTAGGTTGTCCGGGTTGTGCACTTTCGTTCTTGAATAACTTGATCATAGATGCTGTTTGGTTACAAAATCTACCACCAAGATACTAAGGTTAGTTGGTTTTCTGGTTGAACTGGTTTGACTCGTTTTCTGGTATTCTGGTTTTCTGGCTTTCTGGTTTTCTGGCTTTCTGGTTTTTAAACTTTCAACTTTACCTTATCGCCAATAATCTTACTCCAAATTGGCTCCTCTATGGAATGACAATTCATCTGGATCCACTATATGTTCCTCTACACCTTGGAATCTACGTATGACTTCATCAGTGGATAATACCGAAGCATAGCGATTTTTGATACTGTTGATCGTACCTTGATGCAGCTCTGGTGTCACCGTGGTGCAAGCATCTTCTACCATAGTCACCAGATAGCCCAAATCGCATGCATCACGAATCGTTGTTTCTACACATTCGTTGGTATAGACCCCTGCTACGATCAGTTCATTGATTTTTAGATTTTGTAGGATGTAATTGATATTGGTTGATGAAAACACCCCAGAGGCCGTCTTGTTGACTATGATCTCATCCCCAAGGGGAGCTACTTCTGGCAGAAACTCTGCCTCTTTGGATCCTGGAGCCGCGAGGAGACCCAAACGCTTGTGACCATTGCTGCGGTCGCGTCCGTCTTGCGTCATGGCTTGAATGCGTGTATGAATTACTTCAATGTTTTTCTCACGAAAAGTTTTCAACATGCGCTGAACATTGGGCAACACATTGGCTTGTAGTGTGTCAAAATAATACTCCTGCTGCTCAATAGGAATACCAGAGGTCGTTACGTCTTGAAATACGCCGTAACCTTTGGCAGCATCCAAATACTGAATATCTATGATCAGTAACGCCACCTCATGATTATCCAAGTGTACTTGTCTCAGGCTAGACTGATCATTGACAAATTCCTGATAATACCCTTCTAGTGGGTCAAGTGAATCTTCGGGTCTTAGGTCTCTATTTATTTTTATCATGGTATTTGTGCTATATCTATCAATGTATTGAGCATCAGATTCGCTCCAGTGTGTAAGTGATGCCAATCTGTCCA is part of the Reichenbachiella agarivorans genome and harbors:
- a CDS encoding formate/nitrite transporter family protein, whose product is MIKLFKNESAQPGQPKEVKEILEEQIETSLKEFNRSNIGLFMSAFTAGLEIGFSVLFMGTMLTLFGQDLSPNVMKLVLALCYPIGFIFVIIGRSELFTEHTALAILPVLRGAVRLRAIFLLWGLVYSGNLLGGFLFSILIAKIGPAVGFIEPSAFHDLAYHLVSYDWDVILLSALLAGWMMGLLGWLVTSSQETISRILVITMVTAIIGVAGLHHCIVGSIEVFTGMITSPDIHFTDYLHFQLWATLGNTLGGTFFVAILKFSHVRLKG
- a CDS encoding YdeI/OmpD-associated family protein — encoded protein: MKNRPELYFENDTAWREWLSQNHDQADGAYLIFYRVTSEQPSMRWEEAVRVALCYGWIDSTVKKIDEDKRRQLFTPRKAKSAWSKINKTHITELIELGLMHESGLKVIENAKEDGTWTSLDDVEELTMPDDLQAAFETNPIAYSHYEAFSRSYRKSYLYWLNSAKRQETRDKRITEIIRLCQANVKSRT
- a CDS encoding cysteine hydrolase family protein, with amino-acid sequence MIKINRDLRPEDSLDPLEGYYQEFVNDQSSLRQVHLDNHEVALLIIDIQYLDAAKGYGVFQDVTTSGIPIEQQEYYFDTLQANVLPNVQRMLKTFREKNIEVIHTRIQAMTQDGRDRSNGHKRLGLLAAPGSKEAEFLPEVAPLGDEIIVNKTASGVFSSTNINYILQNLKINELIVAGVYTNECVETTIRDACDLGYLVTMVEDACTTVTPELHQGTINSIKNRYASVLSTDEVIRRFQGVEEHIVDPDELSFHRGANLE